A window of Methanobrevibacter sp. genomic DNA:
AATGTCAAAAATCCAACAACAACCAGAAACAAGAAAAAACAAAGAAAATTCAACATCAACTACAAACCAACATAAAAATCAGGAAAAAAACATGAAATCAAAAATTAAGTTGACGACATTGGAAAAAAACTATTTTGATATTAATTTTTTGTTCACATAATTCTTGTGAAAAATTAACATTTATATATGATGAAAAATAATAATAACAATTGTTATATTAAATATGACGGAGAAATACACATGGTAGAAAAAGGAACCGACGTACTAAAAGAAGGCTTCGCTAAAATGACAAAAGGCGGAGTTATCATGGATGTAGTAAATGCAGAACAAGCTGCAATTGCAGAAGATGCAGGAGCAGTAGCAGTAATGGCGCTTGAAAAGGTACCTGCAGACATTCGTGCGGCAGGAGGAGTGGCAAGAATGGCCGACCCAACAATTGTCGAAGAAGTGGTTGATGCAGTATCCATCCCAGTAATGGCAAAAGCAAGAATCGGACATATCGCAGAAGCACAAATCCTGGAAACCCTCGGAGTCGACATGATTGATGAAAGTGAAGTGCTAACACCTGCAGACGAAGAATATCACATCAACAAAAAAGAATTCACAATACCATTCGTATGCGGAGCACGTAATCTTGGCGAAGCATTAAGAAGAATCGATGAAGGAGCAGCAATGATTCGTACAAAAGGAGAACCTGGAACCGGAAACATTGTGGAAGCCGTTCGTCATATGAGGAGGGTAACTGGTGAAATAAGAACCATACAAGGACTTGAAGAAGAGGAACTCTGGAAATATGCAAGAAACATTGAAGCTCCAATTGAACTTGTAAAACAAACCGCTGAGCTTGGCAAATTACCAGTTGTCAATTTTGCGGCAGGCGGTATTGCAACACCTGCAGATGCATCACTCATGATGCAGTTAGGTTCCGACGGTATTTTTGTAGGATCAGGAATCTTCAAATCAAACAATCCGGAAGCATTTGCAAAAGCAATAGTCGAAGCAACAGCAAACTACGACAAACCGGAAGT
This region includes:
- the pdxS gene encoding pyridoxal 5'-phosphate synthase lyase subunit PdxS, which encodes MVEKGTDVLKEGFAKMTKGGVIMDVVNAEQAAIAEDAGAVAVMALEKVPADIRAAGGVARMADPTIVEEVVDAVSIPVMAKARIGHIAEAQILETLGVDMIDESEVLTPADEEYHINKKEFTIPFVCGARNLGEALRRIDEGAAMIRTKGEPGTGNIVEAVRHMRRVTGEIRTIQGLEEEELWKYARNIEAPIELVKQTAELGKLPVVNFAAGGIATPADASLMMQLGSDGIFVGSGIFKSNNPEAFAKAIVEATANYDKPEVLAEVSKGLGEAMKGLEMSTLTESDRMQDRGI